From Streptomyces qinzhouensis, one genomic window encodes:
- a CDS encoding reverse transcriptase domain-containing protein, translating to MNGPAAHSLIGQLGERGLKRAARQCMGRTGAPGGDGMSWRAFRQDMPDRLAVLAASLAHGTWQPGQHRTVMFDAWGKRHTVTVPTVTDRIVHRAVRNAIEPVLAHGAYPPWMYGWRPRAGRSLAVAAAARHLAAGHRWVVDIDIAAASTGVALEDAIGSVARFVHDGSLLKVVRRILTALPDPLAPGSGLSPLLTNLRMTPVDHRLDGHRVVRMTDNYTIFCPTRPAADQAWSHLTGLLTAHGMTVATAKSKIWRPHAEDLYAAG from the coding sequence GTGAACGGCCCGGCCGCGCACTCCCTGATCGGGCAGCTGGGCGAGCGCGGGCTGAAGCGGGCCGCCCGCCAGTGCATGGGCCGCACGGGAGCCCCGGGCGGCGACGGCATGTCCTGGCGGGCGTTCCGCCAGGACATGCCCGACCGCCTCGCCGTCCTCGCCGCGTCCCTGGCCCACGGAACGTGGCAGCCGGGCCAGCACCGCACCGTGATGTTCGACGCCTGGGGCAAGCGGCACACGGTCACCGTCCCGACCGTGACCGACCGGATCGTCCACCGCGCCGTCCGCAACGCGATCGAGCCCGTCCTCGCCCACGGCGCGTACCCGCCGTGGATGTACGGGTGGCGGCCGAGGGCCGGGCGGTCCCTCGCGGTCGCCGCCGCAGCCCGCCACCTCGCCGCCGGACATCGGTGGGTCGTCGACATCGACATCGCCGCCGCCTCCACCGGCGTCGCCCTGGAGGACGCGATCGGCTCCGTGGCCCGCTTCGTCCACGACGGCAGCCTCCTGAAGGTCGTCCGGCGCATCCTCACCGCCCTCCCGGACCCGCTCGCCCCCGGCAGCGGCCTGAGCCCCCTGCTCACCAACCTCCGTATGACCCCCGTCGACCACCGGCTCGACGGCCACCGGGTCGTACGGATGACCGACAACTACACGATCTTCTGCCCCACCCGGCCCGCCGCCGACCAGGCGTGGTCCCACCTCACCGGCCTGCTCACCGCCCACGGCATGACCGTCGCCACGGCCAAGTCGAAGATCTGGCGGCCCCACGCGGAAGACCTCTACGCCGCCGGATAA